In Candidatus Cetobacterium colombiensis, one genomic interval encodes:
- a CDS encoding murein L,D-transpeptidase catalytic domain family protein, with translation MIQKIYFLFFIFHLTALSSTSSLYNSLKLKDKMNYKVFKNAIKGASKIKGKDFQFLTVIDFTKPSTEPRFSVIDLKRKKLLYYTYVSHGKNSGKVVATKFSNAPNSFQSSLGFFVTDTRPYIGSYGYSLRLKGLENRFNSNAYDRAIVIHGAEYASKKYIDQMGFLGRTLGCPAIPTELSKEVIDLLSNNSIIFIAGNDNKYLKESTFIN, from the coding sequence ATGATACAAAAGATTTATTTTTTATTTTTTATTTTTCACTTAACAGCTTTGAGTTCTACTTCTTCTCTTTATAATTCATTAAAATTAAAAGATAAAATGAATTATAAAGTATTTAAAAACGCAATTAAAGGAGCTTCAAAAATCAAAGGTAAAGATTTTCAATTTTTAACAGTTATTGATTTTACAAAACCATCTACAGAACCTAGATTTTCAGTTATCGATTTAAAAAGAAAAAAATTACTTTACTACACTTATGTATCCCATGGAAAAAATAGTGGTAAAGTTGTTGCTACAAAATTCTCTAATGCTCCAAATTCATTTCAAAGTTCATTAGGATTTTTTGTAACTGATACAAGACCTTATATTGGAAGTTATGGTTATTCATTACGATTAAAAGGTTTAGAAAATCGTTTTAATTCCAATGCCTATGATCGAGCTATTGTAATCCATGGAGCTGAATACGCTTCTAAAAAATATATTGATCAAATGGGATTTTTAGGACGAACTTTAGGATGTCCTGCTATTCCCACTGAATTATCAAAAGAAGTTATTGACTTACTTTCGAATAATTCAATTATATTTATTGCTGGAAATGACAATAAATATTTGAAAGAAAGTACTTTTATAAATTAA
- a CDS encoding DUF6672 family protein, with amino-acid sequence MRKKISITLFFVIVIIISWGFYSSGQEHTLIINNIYTDKQMSKNLIIKVDGGKDKKLGKNKKIVMDLKGLNHKFLIEIDGEKKEGIIKFNLNKSAELKIENFLTDNGDWLKEINQY; translated from the coding sequence ATGAGAAAAAAAATAAGTATAACTCTTTTTTTTGTAATAGTTATAATAATAAGTTGGGGATTTTATTCAAGTGGACAAGAACATACATTGATAATTAATAATATTTATACAGATAAACAAATGAGTAAAAATTTAATAATCAAAGTAGATGGGGGAAAAGATAAAAAGTTAGGAAAAAATAAAAAGATTGTAATGGATTTAAAGGGGTTAAATCATAAATTTTTAATAGAAATAGATGGGGAAAAAAAAGAGGGGATAATAAAATTTAATTTAAATAAAAGTGCTGAGTTAAAAATAGAAAATTTCTTAACTGATAATGGCGATTGGTTAAAAGAAATAAATCAGTACTAA